In one window of Fictibacillus phosphorivorans DNA:
- the dnaI gene encoding primosomal protein DnaI encodes MESIKESVKNMPGFDKFQERFEQMKQQVLTDPGVMRFLRENPDISDVHAEKLLSSFYTFKNEQHACRNCPGLENCPNLMQGYRSELTKVRQTVELRYKPCELKVIDEQKKSMTSLIKSYFIPKEILEARFDRLYKHSIDETRRNAISKAYEFVQMAGSGHQAKGIYFYGKFGVGKTYLLGAIANGLAEKGVHSLIIHTPEFLREMKSSLSDGTFDSKMELLKTVPVLMLDDLGAENMTNWVRDEIIGVILQYRMMEKLPTLYTSNCDYDMLQQHLSYSQKGGLDELKALRIMERIKHLSTPIFMGGNKNFREDY; translated from the coding sequence ATGGAATCCATAAAGGAATCTGTTAAGAATATGCCGGGGTTTGATAAGTTTCAGGAAAGATTTGAGCAAATGAAGCAACAAGTACTTACAGACCCTGGGGTCATGCGTTTTCTGCGAGAGAACCCTGACATATCAGATGTCCATGCGGAAAAATTATTGTCCAGTTTTTACACCTTTAAGAACGAACAGCATGCTTGCCGCAATTGTCCGGGTTTAGAGAATTGTCCTAACCTTATGCAAGGGTATCGTTCTGAACTGACGAAAGTGAGACAAACCGTAGAACTAAGATACAAACCTTGTGAACTAAAAGTTATCGATGAACAAAAGAAATCCATGACTTCATTGATTAAGAGTTACTTTATACCGAAAGAGATCCTCGAAGCGAGATTTGATCGTTTGTACAAACATAGTATTGACGAAACAAGACGTAACGCGATATCGAAGGCTTATGAATTTGTCCAGATGGCAGGTTCGGGTCATCAAGCAAAAGGGATCTACTTCTATGGAAAGTTTGGCGTTGGTAAAACATATCTTCTGGGTGCGATTGCAAATGGTTTAGCCGAAAAAGGTGTACACTCTTTGATCATTCACACACCGGAGTTTCTTCGAGAAATGAAATCTTCACTTTCTGATGGAACATTTGACTCAAAGATGGAACTGTTAAAGACTGTTCCCGTATTGATGCTTGATGATCTTGGTGCTGAGAATATGACGAACTGGGTCAGGGATGAGATTATTGGCGTTATCCTTCAATATCGAATGATGGAAAAACTGCCTACTCTCTACACCTCCAATTGTGATTATGATATGCTGCAGCAGCATCTATCGTATTCTCAAAAGGGTGGACTTGATGAATTGAAGGCTCTTAGAATCATGGAGCGGATCAAACACTTAAGTACTCCGATTTTTATGGGTGGAAATAAAAATTTCAGAGAAGATTATTAA
- a CDS encoding replication initiation and membrane attachment family protein: MTVHFQEVVPVDTYSVQCKGMLHEIDHKVLTMLYQPLVGAFAHSLYMTLWCEVNMDRQTQKHQHLMNVTQFSLKDILAGRKKLEAIGLLKTFKKDGDSSREYVYELQLPLSPNAFFTDGFLSIYLFNRLGKAKFTEVRESFYIAQTDVSEYKEVTASFSDVFTSLHPSEMSSKSYAEINENVLPEDVSLHEKDIHGKVVLSESTFDFEAMVNQISSFIVPKEVITPKLKEAIYKLAYIYQLQPMDMSKQIQNVYYSTGEITAESLRKEIQKWYRFEHEEGLPVLALKTQPVPLKALHGMQPQSKEEELIKYFEEVSPYRLLEDYSGTTPSEVDLKLVAYCMIDQNLTPGVTNVLLDYVLSENDMKLAKGLIERIASHWARKKAQTVIEAMTLARDEKRKYKEWQDKKVNSGSYNKGNKKSNVTVPDWLKQDRVSADQTGDANTDTTEDENRKWLESLLNSSK; encoded by the coding sequence ATGACGGTACATTTTCAAGAAGTTGTGCCCGTTGATACGTATTCCGTCCAGTGCAAGGGTATGTTGCATGAAATAGATCATAAAGTTCTTACCATGTTATATCAGCCGTTGGTTGGCGCATTTGCACATAGTTTATATATGACATTATGGTGCGAAGTAAATATGGATCGGCAGACACAAAAACATCAGCACCTCATGAACGTAACTCAGTTCTCGCTAAAAGATATTTTGGCGGGGAGAAAGAAGCTAGAAGCGATCGGTCTCTTGAAGACGTTTAAAAAAGACGGCGATAGTTCAAGGGAGTACGTTTATGAGCTTCAACTCCCGCTTTCGCCAAATGCTTTTTTTACAGATGGCTTTTTAAGCATATATTTATTTAACCGTTTAGGAAAAGCGAAGTTTACTGAAGTTAGAGAGTCCTTTTATATTGCCCAAACCGATGTGTCGGAGTATAAAGAGGTTACTGCTTCGTTCAGTGATGTGTTTACTTCTTTGCACCCATCTGAAATGTCATCGAAGAGTTATGCGGAGATTAACGAAAACGTTCTTCCAGAAGATGTCTCTTTACATGAAAAAGACATTCATGGGAAAGTTGTACTAAGTGAATCCACCTTTGATTTCGAAGCGATGGTGAATCAGATCTCATCTTTTATCGTGCCTAAAGAGGTGATCACCCCGAAATTAAAGGAAGCGATTTATAAGTTAGCATACATCTATCAGTTACAACCGATGGATATGAGTAAGCAAATTCAAAACGTATACTACTCGACAGGAGAAATTACTGCAGAGAGTTTAAGAAAAGAAATTCAGAAATGGTATCGATTTGAGCATGAAGAAGGACTGCCGGTTCTTGCGTTAAAGACGCAGCCGGTTCCATTAAAAGCTCTTCATGGCATGCAGCCTCAATCAAAAGAAGAAGAACTTATCAAATACTTTGAAGAAGTGTCACCTTATCGTTTGTTAGAAGATTATTCAGGTACAACTCCTTCAGAAGTAGATTTAAAACTCGTTGCCTATTGTATGATCGATCAGAATCTAACGCCAGGTGTTACGAATGTTCTATTAGATTATGTTTTATCTGAGAATGATATGAAGCTTGCAAAAGGGTTGATCGAACGGATTGCTTCACATTGGGCTCGAAAAAAAGCACAAACGGTTATAGAGGCAATGACATTAGCACGCGATGAAAAACGGAAGTATAAAGAATGGCAAGATAAAAAGGTGAATTCTGGCTCTTATAATAAGGGTAATAAGAAGAGTAACGTTACTGTTCCTGATTGGCTGAAACAGGATAGAGTATCTGCTGATCAGACTGGTGATGCTAACACAGATACTACAGAGGATGAGAACCGTAAATGGCTTGAGAGTTTGTTAAATAGTTCGAAATAA
- the nrdR gene encoding transcriptional regulator NrdR: MRCPTCQHNGTKVLDSRPVHSGRSIRRRRECESCSYRFTTFETVEQTPLIIVKKGGEREEFSREKILRGLIKACEKRPVPLETLENIVDSIEKELRNSGASEVSSTAVGEQVMEHLSKTDEVAYVRFASVYRQFKDINVFIQELKELINKEER; the protein is encoded by the coding sequence ATGAGGTGTCCTACTTGCCAGCACAACGGAACAAAAGTGCTTGATTCAAGACCTGTACATAGCGGAAGATCCATTCGCCGCAGAAGGGAATGTGAATCTTGCAGCTATAGATTTACTACATTTGAAACGGTAGAACAAACACCGCTTATCATTGTTAAAAAGGGCGGAGAACGAGAAGAGTTCAGCCGTGAAAAGATCCTTAGAGGGCTTATTAAAGCTTGCGAAAAAAGGCCAGTCCCCTTGGAAACGCTTGAAAATATAGTAGATAGCATTGAAAAAGAATTACGGAACTCAGGTGCATCTGAAGTATCAAGTACAGCCGTTGGTGAACAGGTGATGGAACATCTGTCTAAAACGGATGAGGTGGCTTATGTTAGATTTGCCTCTGTATACCGTCAATTTAAAGATATCAATGTTTTTATACAGGAATTGAAAGAACTAATTAACAAGGAGGAGCGTTAA
- the speD gene encoding adenosylmethionine decarboxylase, translated as MDTMGRHVIAELWGCDSEKLNDMKFIEETFVDAALKAGAEIREVAFHKFAPHGVSGVVIISESHLTIHSFPEHGYASIDVYTCGDRIDPNVAADYISEALGAKKRENLEVPRGMGPISVAKSKVTAQ; from the coding sequence ATGGATACAATGGGAAGACACGTAATTGCTGAGTTATGGGGTTGTGATTCTGAAAAACTAAATGACATGAAATTTATTGAAGAGACATTCGTTGACGCTGCATTGAAAGCAGGTGCAGAAATTCGTGAGGTTGCTTTTCATAAATTTGCTCCACATGGTGTAAGTGGAGTTGTTATTATCTCTGAATCTCATCTAACTATTCACAGTTTTCCTGAGCATGGTTATGCAAGTATTGATGTATATACGTGTGGAGATCGAATCGATCCTAACGTAGCTGCTGATTACATTTCAGAGGCACTTGGCGCTAAAAAGCGCGAAAACTTGGAAGTTCCTCGTGGGATGGGTCCAATTTCTGTTGCCAAATCAAAAGTTACTGCTCAATAA